The following coding sequences lie in one Pseudoxanthomonas sp. SE1 genomic window:
- a CDS encoding polysaccharide biosynthesis/export family protein translates to MNIQRPVQVLLAAAIVAALSACSLGPGQRMMRGASVPSGEGEAQSDVRMVPITQALVAAPRTAVVLPPALAQYRPEAYRIQPGDTLIVTVWDHPELTTPAGNQQQAATNGRLVQPDGSFFFPYAGKLNVTDMTIEQVRSTLASRLSQYLKSPQVDVNVVGHGARVTLQGAFEDTTPQEFTTVPLTLAQAVGRARIDVEEADLSGFVLTRDGTDYPLDLDALNRGGKVAADVYLKPGDRLHMPFNDRKQVYVIGEVLRPQALTFKTTDMSLTQALGRTGGLNPVTAKGGAVYVIRGMEDDSHEQATVYHLDAASPVAFTMADRFPLRPGDVVWVGPAGVTRWNRFLTQLLPLSGIISNAAAAQYNFDRGN, encoded by the coding sequence GTGAACATCCAGCGTCCTGTCCAAGTCCTGCTCGCCGCAGCCATCGTCGCCGCGCTCTCCGCGTGCTCACTCGGTCCCGGCCAGCGCATGATGCGCGGTGCCAGCGTGCCGAGCGGCGAGGGTGAAGCGCAGAGCGATGTCCGCATGGTGCCGATCACGCAAGCGCTGGTCGCCGCGCCGCGCACGGCCGTCGTGCTGCCGCCGGCGCTCGCGCAGTATCGGCCCGAGGCGTATCGCATCCAGCCCGGCGATACCCTGATCGTCACCGTATGGGACCACCCCGAGCTCACGACGCCGGCAGGCAACCAGCAGCAGGCCGCCACCAACGGGCGTCTGGTGCAGCCCGACGGAAGCTTCTTCTTTCCGTACGCCGGCAAGCTCAACGTCACCGACATGACGATCGAGCAGGTGCGCAGCACCCTTGCGAGCCGGCTGAGCCAGTATCTGAAATCCCCGCAGGTCGACGTGAACGTGGTCGGCCATGGCGCACGGGTCACGCTGCAGGGCGCGTTCGAGGACACCACGCCCCAGGAGTTCACCACGGTGCCGCTGACGCTGGCACAGGCGGTCGGCCGCGCGCGCATCGATGTCGAAGAAGCCGATCTGTCCGGCTTCGTGCTGACGCGCGACGGCACCGACTATCCGCTCGACCTGGATGCGTTGAATCGTGGCGGCAAGGTCGCCGCCGACGTGTACCTGAAGCCGGGCGACCGGCTGCACATGCCGTTCAACGATCGGAAGCAGGTCTATGTGATCGGCGAAGTGCTGCGCCCGCAGGCGCTGACCTTCAAGACCACCGACATGAGCCTGACCCAGGCCCTCGGCCGCACCGGCGGACTGAATCCGGTAACGGCCAAGGGCGGAGCGGTCTACGTGATCCGGGGCATGGAGGACGATTCGCACGAGCAGGCGACGGTGTACCACCTCGATGCCGCGTCACCGGTCGCCTTCACCATGGCGGACCGCTTCCCGCTGCGACCGGGCGACGTCGTATGGGTGGGCCCGGCAGGCGTGACGCGCTGGAACCGCTTCCTGACCCAGCTGCTGCCCTTGTCCGGCATCATCAGCAATGCGGCCGCGGCGCAATACAACTTCGACCGCGGCAACTGA
- a CDS encoding YdcF family protein, whose protein sequence is MKALADLVVSLSYPPVFSLCLLAIAAVAWMLRRRRAAAGIAGMALAWSALWSLPLASDTLRGTLEQRYAVRDTAALPPADAIVVLGGGSNYAWLDREDVDPARLRSSRLAAGARAWHAGKAPKVILSGGGVGKTTEARRMADAIGRLGVPEDALVLEEHSHDTRDNARFSTALAGEHGGRHVLLVTSALHMPRAALLFTQAGADVTPVPVPEGRPAVGLRERWLPSRRALWRSGRAFKEFAALAAAWAGAHAH, encoded by the coding sequence ATGAAAGCATTGGCCGACCTCGTGGTGTCGTTGAGCTACCCGCCGGTGTTTTCGCTGTGCCTGCTGGCAATCGCCGCGGTCGCATGGATGCTGCGGCGGCGCAGGGCCGCCGCCGGCATCGCGGGCATGGCGCTGGCATGGTCGGCGCTGTGGTCGCTCCCGCTTGCGTCCGACACGTTGCGCGGCACGCTGGAGCAGCGTTATGCCGTCCGCGACACGGCGGCATTGCCCCCGGCGGACGCCATCGTCGTGCTGGGCGGCGGCAGCAACTATGCCTGGCTGGATCGCGAAGACGTGGATCCGGCGCGCCTGCGCAGCAGCCGCCTCGCCGCCGGCGCACGCGCCTGGCATGCGGGGAAGGCGCCCAAGGTGATCCTCAGCGGTGGTGGAGTCGGCAAGACCACCGAAGCGCGCAGGATGGCGGACGCGATCGGGCGCCTCGGTGTTCCGGAAGATGCCCTCGTGCTGGAGGAACACAGCCACGACACGCGCGACAATGCGCGCTTCAGTACTGCGCTTGCGGGAGAACATGGCGGGCGCCATGTGCTGCTGGTGACATCGGCGCTGCACATGCCGCGTGCGGCGCTGCTCTTCACGCAGGCCGGCGCCGATGTCACGCCGGTGCCCGTGCCGGAAGGGCGCCCTGCGGTCGGCCTGCGCGAGCGTTGGCTGCCGTCGCGACGCGCGCTATGGCGCAGCGGGCGCGCATTCAAGGAATTCGCCGCGCTGGCGGCCGCATGGGCCGGCGCGCACGCGCATTAA
- a CDS encoding EpsG family protein: MKASGTALPYLRPARSPHANAERWLGVAWLLVVAMFGCWLVGSRPLDIGSDTATYAGFFESLDQGVPETRLEPGFAYLSYGLRLLGLGVPGYQAVLFALLLAGVAIAVRINHRAFPPTQAYPTLLCASLLLLFISPMFVNASINAIRQGLAAPLVFAALLCFRQRRWRGFVLLGVLAASLHVSSLLYLACAPALLLKPNLLRAMAVLAFLAYVSGLSMKAVGTMSPTLYATVMEYTANDNYRAGVRIDFAVFTMFWYLVMLAVSPWIQPAARRPLQESASVYLVMVLPFFAIGWGYFSNRYLLPGWLAVSLILAAAGCYSRLAPLRQPLLLGAGLGAACGVLFFYVSRGIVI; this comes from the coding sequence ATGAAGGCTTCCGGCACTGCGCTCCCGTATCTGCGACCTGCCCGCAGCCCCCATGCGAACGCGGAGCGCTGGCTCGGCGTCGCGTGGCTGCTCGTCGTGGCTATGTTCGGCTGCTGGCTGGTGGGCAGCCGCCCCCTGGACATCGGCTCGGACACGGCAACCTATGCGGGCTTCTTCGAGAGCCTGGACCAGGGCGTCCCGGAGACGCGCCTGGAGCCCGGTTTCGCGTACCTGAGCTACGGCCTGCGCCTGCTGGGCCTCGGCGTGCCGGGATACCAGGCGGTGCTGTTCGCGCTGTTGCTGGCGGGCGTCGCCATCGCGGTGCGGATCAACCACCGCGCATTCCCGCCGACGCAGGCGTATCCCACGCTGCTGTGCGCCTCGCTGCTGTTGCTGTTCATCTCGCCGATGTTCGTCAACGCGTCGATCAACGCCATCCGCCAGGGCCTGGCGGCACCGCTCGTGTTCGCCGCATTGCTGTGCTTCCGGCAGCGCCGGTGGCGGGGGTTCGTGCTGCTCGGGGTGCTTGCCGCCAGCCTGCATGTCTCCTCGCTTCTGTATCTGGCCTGCGCACCGGCGCTGCTGTTGAAGCCCAACCTGCTGCGCGCGATGGCCGTGCTGGCGTTCCTCGCCTACGTCAGCGGACTGTCGATGAAGGCCGTGGGCACCATGTCGCCGACGTTGTACGCGACGGTCATGGAATACACCGCCAACGACAACTACCGTGCGGGGGTGCGGATCGATTTCGCGGTGTTCACGATGTTCTGGTACCTGGTGATGCTGGCGGTGTCCCCCTGGATACAGCCGGCGGCGCGCAGACCGCTACAGGAAAGCGCGTCGGTCTACCTTGTCATGGTGCTGCCGTTCTTCGCGATCGGCTGGGGCTATTTCTCCAACCGCTATCTGCTGCCGGGCTGGCTCGCCGTGTCGCTGATCCTGGCGGCTGCCGGCTGCTACAGCCGGCTCGCGCCGCTGCGACAACCGCTGCTGCTCGGCGCCGGCCTGGGTGCGGCCTGCGGGGTGCTGTTCTTCTATGTCAGCCGTGGCATCGTCATCTGA
- a CDS encoding glycosyltransferase family 2 protein — MNDHIQSDSSAGATAPVSVVVPCYRCGDTIGDAVASVAAQARRPAEVLLVDDASGDDTLDALHRVAADYPEGWVKVIASSPNGGPSRARNLGWRQAVQPYIAFLDADDTWAPDKLAWQMAELERDPRIALIAHRMKVAPRGAAPEPLRGTVRARVIGRRRLLLNNPFPTASVVLRRDLPFRFNERFRRVEDFLLWAQIGFSGYRCVKLNQVLAYWHKPTFGAAGLSGDLDAMHRAGKEVRRELLAAGLVTRGEHWFARGVGLVRRGRRRMLMLMRPAATR, encoded by the coding sequence ATGAACGACCACATCCAGTCCGACTCCAGCGCCGGTGCGACCGCGCCGGTGAGCGTGGTGGTGCCGTGCTACCGCTGCGGCGACACCATCGGCGATGCGGTGGCGTCGGTGGCAGCCCAGGCACGGCGCCCGGCAGAAGTGCTGCTGGTGGACGATGCCAGTGGCGACGACACACTCGACGCCCTGCACCGCGTGGCGGCCGACTATCCCGAAGGTTGGGTGAAAGTGATCGCGTCGTCGCCGAACGGCGGACCCTCGCGCGCGCGCAATCTCGGCTGGCGGCAGGCGGTGCAGCCGTACATCGCCTTCCTCGATGCCGACGATACCTGGGCCCCGGACAAGCTTGCCTGGCAGATGGCCGAACTCGAGCGCGATCCCCGCATCGCGCTGATCGCGCACCGCATGAAGGTCGCTCCCCGCGGTGCCGCGCCGGAGCCGCTGCGCGGCACCGTGCGGGCACGGGTGATCGGGCGCCGCCGGCTGCTGCTCAACAATCCGTTCCCCACGGCCTCGGTGGTCCTGCGTCGCGACCTGCCGTTCCGCTTCAACGAGCGCTTCCGACGGGTGGAGGATTTCCTGCTCTGGGCGCAGATCGGCTTCTCCGGCTATCGCTGCGTCAAGCTCAACCAGGTCCTCGCCTATTGGCACAAGCCCACCTTCGGCGCGGCCGGACTCAGCGGCGATCTGGATGCGATGCACCGGGCCGGCAAGGAAGTGCGCCGGGAACTACTGGCCGCCGGGCTGGTCACGCGTGGCGAGCATTGGTTCGCACGCGGTGTGGGACTGGTGCGGCGCGGACGCCGGCGCATGTTGATGCTGATGCGGCCAGCGGCGACGCGGTGA
- a CDS encoding polysaccharide pyruvyl transferase family protein produces MTSLRTAFTGYYGMRNFGDDLFGVLCARAARAYWHAVPRVVGPPLAAAPARSTVPRRYPANWYGGTGLVGKASRWLSFARGLHDCDVLVMGGGSVITARESFRKPMMLSAVERGVQLAAVGVSIGPFESARDEDSVAGFLQRFRYLSVRDERSHRLAKKMGLDAITHAGCDLAALLPPVGSSMDDDEPEKAAGAPVRIGVAPCRYPEHGEYAAPLRRRWEEHLIATLAGLRRFRDVIVDVFSLNEHPRHGDRALAQRLVERLRSEGVPAEWHAYASQDPLRTVGALAACDVVVSARLHGAIVAYLQDVPFMIIDYHPKCRDFADDIGLHASLRVTAADTDNPFSDALPALLAGERRPGVSRTAYARRAADIFQCAPWAQA; encoded by the coding sequence ATGACGTCGCTGCGCACGGCCTTCACGGGCTACTACGGCATGCGCAACTTCGGCGACGACCTGTTCGGCGTGCTCTGCGCGCGCGCGGCGCGGGCGTACTGGCATGCGGTACCGAGGGTGGTGGGGCCGCCACTGGCGGCGGCGCCCGCGCGCAGCACCGTGCCGCGGCGCTATCCGGCGAACTGGTACGGCGGCACGGGCCTGGTCGGCAAGGCCAGCCGGTGGCTCAGCTTCGCGCGGGGACTCCACGACTGCGATGTGCTGGTGATGGGCGGGGGCTCGGTGATCACAGCGCGCGAATCGTTCCGTAAACCGATGATGCTGTCGGCGGTGGAGCGAGGCGTGCAGCTTGCGGCGGTGGGTGTGTCGATCGGACCGTTCGAGAGCGCGCGCGACGAGGATTCGGTCGCCGGATTCCTGCAGCGCTTCCGCTACCTGTCGGTGCGCGACGAGCGCTCGCATCGTCTCGCGAAGAAGATGGGGCTGGATGCGATCACCCATGCGGGATGCGATCTGGCCGCACTGCTGCCGCCCGTCGGATCTTCGATGGACGACGACGAGCCCGAGAAGGCGGCGGGTGCGCCGGTGCGCATCGGCGTGGCGCCCTGTCGGTACCCGGAGCATGGCGAGTACGCGGCGCCCTTGCGGCGGCGCTGGGAAGAACACCTGATCGCCACCCTGGCAGGGCTGCGACGCTTCCGCGATGTCATCGTCGACGTGTTCAGCCTGAACGAACATCCCCGACATGGCGATCGCGCGCTCGCGCAGCGCCTGGTGGAGCGGCTGCGCAGCGAGGGCGTACCGGCGGAATGGCATGCGTATGCGAGCCAGGATCCGCTGCGCACCGTCGGGGCCCTGGCAGCATGTGATGTGGTGGTGAGCGCGCGCCTGCACGGGGCGATCGTGGCCTACCTGCAGGACGTCCCGTTCATGATCATCGACTATCACCCCAAATGCCGCGACTTCGCCGACGACATAGGCCTGCATGCATCGTTGCGGGTCACGGCAGCGGATACCGACAACCCGTTCAGCGACGCATTGCCCGCCTTGCTCGCAGGCGAACGGCGGCCGGGCGTTTCACGCACCGCTTACGCGCGTCGGGCAGCGGACATCTTCCAATGCGCACCATGGGCCCAGGCATGA
- a CDS encoding polysaccharide biosynthesis C-terminal domain-containing protein: MSLALPVPWRPALAALSVLSLATAGGAAMVFFAQVLLARHFGPAQYGLFASSLATVSLIAPLAGFGLSQFRLKAHGAEGWSAERWQPASTRFIAVTSALAVGGIVAWALAGPPVDAQTRHMLLVLAPFILGLLAVEQIGSKLRLEERHAALAGWQLLMPAGRLAIALLAVAGLSMSIHAVAWGHAMLAIVAWALALPQWQAMHRCEWSLKGHGPRDATLARDIAPPDARALFRLAWPYGVAAVLYPVFFQIGTVLLKYLRGDAEAGVFGIALAVMTAIYLFPATVYQKFLLARLHRWAVHDRARFRQVYRAGCVGMLASGLLVGAVLAAVSGEAVRVFGERYAGLQPLLMLLAVCVPVRFVSTAVGAVLLTEGQMAYRVGAMLAAAIAAALLNLLLIPAHGAMGAAFATLGAEVLLLLAMYHGARRAAVLRGVP; this comes from the coding sequence ATGAGCCTGGCCTTGCCCGTGCCGTGGCGTCCGGCGCTCGCTGCGCTGTCCGTGCTGTCGTTGGCGACGGCGGGAGGCGCGGCGATGGTGTTCTTCGCCCAGGTGCTGCTTGCGCGTCACTTCGGCCCGGCGCAGTACGGCCTGTTCGCGTCATCGCTGGCGACGGTCAGTCTGATCGCGCCCCTGGCGGGCTTCGGCCTCTCCCAGTTCCGGTTGAAGGCGCACGGCGCCGAGGGCTGGTCCGCCGAACGTTGGCAGCCCGCATCGACGCGCTTCATTGCCGTCACAAGCGCATTGGCGGTGGGCGGCATCGTGGCGTGGGCCCTCGCCGGGCCGCCGGTGGACGCGCAGACGCGCCACATGCTGCTGGTCCTTGCGCCCTTCATCCTCGGCCTGCTGGCGGTCGAGCAGATCGGCAGCAAGCTGCGCCTGGAGGAGCGGCATGCCGCACTCGCCGGCTGGCAACTGCTGATGCCGGCGGGCCGGTTGGCGATCGCGTTGCTTGCCGTGGCGGGACTGTCGATGTCGATCCATGCCGTCGCCTGGGGCCACGCCATGCTGGCGATCGTCGCGTGGGCACTGGCGCTGCCGCAATGGCAGGCGATGCATCGCTGCGAATGGTCGTTGAAGGGCCACGGTCCGCGCGATGCCACGCTGGCGCGCGATATCGCACCGCCCGACGCGCGGGCGCTCTTCCGTCTGGCGTGGCCGTATGGCGTGGCCGCGGTGCTGTATCCGGTGTTCTTCCAGATCGGTACGGTATTGCTGAAGTACCTGCGCGGCGACGCGGAGGCCGGCGTTTTCGGCATCGCGCTGGCGGTGATGACGGCGATCTACCTGTTCCCCGCCACGGTGTACCAGAAGTTCCTGCTTGCGCGCCTGCACCGATGGGCGGTGCACGATCGCGCGCGCTTCCGGCAGGTATACCGCGCAGGCTGCGTCGGCATGCTCGCGAGCGGCCTGCTGGTCGGGGCAGTGCTGGCGGCGGTGTCGGGTGAGGCGGTCCGCGTGTTCGGCGAACGCTATGCGGGGCTGCAGCCGCTGCTGATGTTGCTGGCGGTATGCGTGCCGGTGCGCTTCGTGTCCACCGCCGTCGGTGCCGTCCTGCTGACAGAAGGCCAGATGGCCTACCGCGTGGGCGCGATGCTGGCGGCCGCCATTGCAGCGGCGCTGCTCAATCTGCTGCTGATCCCCGCGCACGGCGCCATGGGCGCGGCGTTCGCCACGCTGGGGGCGGAAGTCCTGCTGCTGCTGGCGATGTACCACGGTGCGCGGCGCGCCGCCGTGCTGCGGGGTGTGCCATGA
- a CDS encoding glycosyltransferase family 4 protein translates to MKFVLFANTDWYLYNFRLSTARALQARGVDVVMVSPPGEFGPRFAQHGVRWVPLRMQRASLNPLREAGTLAGLVALLREERPDLLHSFTLKCAVYGALAARAANVPAYVNAVTGLGYVFASDGMKARVLRPVVSALMRVALGSERSRVILQNPDDAQAFHSLRLAPPQHIRLIRSSGVDIARFNTEGRQAGDGALRVLLAARLLKEKGVCEYAEASARLRAEGRDVRFLLAGMPDEGNPGSVTRAEVEEWQAQGLVTWLGHVDDMPALLRGVHVMALPSYYREGVPKSLIEAAACSVALVTTNLPGCREVVTRDGHDGLHVLPRSAESLAQVLARLDDDRTLLHQLGARAREKALADFDERAVIRRTCEVYDELLPQPLAAAA, encoded by the coding sequence TTGAAATTCGTCCTGTTCGCCAACACCGACTGGTACCTCTACAACTTCCGTCTGTCCACGGCGCGCGCATTGCAGGCCCGCGGGGTGGACGTGGTGATGGTTTCCCCGCCGGGCGAATTCGGTCCACGCTTCGCGCAGCACGGCGTGCGCTGGGTGCCGCTGCGCATGCAGCGCGCCAGCCTGAATCCGCTGCGCGAGGCGGGAACGCTGGCGGGCCTTGTCGCGCTGCTGCGAGAGGAGCGCCCCGATCTGCTGCACAGCTTCACGCTCAAGTGCGCCGTGTATGGCGCACTCGCCGCGCGCGCAGCGAACGTGCCCGCGTATGTCAATGCGGTGACGGGGCTCGGCTACGTCTTCGCCAGCGACGGAATGAAGGCGCGCGTGCTTCGGCCGGTGGTGTCGGCGTTGATGCGCGTGGCCCTGGGCAGCGAACGGTCGCGCGTGATCCTGCAGAACCCCGACGATGCGCAGGCCTTCCATTCCCTGCGCCTGGCGCCGCCGCAGCACATCCGCCTGATCCGGAGTTCCGGCGTCGACATCGCACGCTTCAACACGGAAGGTCGCCAGGCCGGCGACGGTGCGCTGCGGGTGTTGCTGGCGGCCCGTCTCCTGAAGGAAAAGGGCGTGTGCGAGTACGCCGAGGCCTCCGCGCGCCTGCGTGCGGAAGGTCGCGACGTACGGTTCCTGCTGGCCGGCATGCCGGACGAGGGCAATCCGGGCTCGGTCACGCGCGCCGAAGTCGAAGAGTGGCAGGCGCAGGGGCTGGTGACCTGGCTTGGCCATGTGGACGACATGCCCGCGCTGCTCCGCGGCGTGCACGTGATGGCCCTGCCCAGCTACTACCGCGAGGGCGTGCCGAAGAGCCTGATCGAAGCCGCCGCCTGCAGCGTTGCGCTGGTCACCACCAACCTGCCCGGCTGCCGTGAAGTGGTGACGCGCGATGGCCATGACGGGCTGCACGTGCTGCCGCGCAGCGCGGAGTCTCTGGCGCAGGTGCTGGCGCGGTTGGACGACGATCGCACGCTGCTGCACCAGCTGGGCGCGCGTGCGCGGGAGAAGGCACTGGCCGATTTCGACGAACGCGCGGTGATCCGCCGGACGTGCGAGGTCTACGACGAGCTGCTGCCGCAGCCGCTTGCGGCGGCCGCATGA
- a CDS encoding right-handed parallel beta-helix repeat-containing protein yields the protein MKKNVLVHDVREAGMPRRDFLRKSMLVALPAIGVACGIPRALGAVMAGNMPALSMSATAVYDPPARARGTATLSVRDWGAAGDGARDDTTSFQAAIDALPSTGGTIHVPAGDYVIDPTRNVRLRSNMHLQLADGAVLRAKRNDQERAYVLMAYKVSNVEISGGRIIGDRDNHLGTTGEWGHGIMIRGSSRVTLRDMHISRCWGDGVSIGGAMVTNAPTIPCNDVVIANIVSTGNRRQGLTIGCANNVKVYDSEFSDTRGIAPECGIDVEPDSNDARTTSTVHIENCLIRGNAGNGLLLYKRVKGVTVKRCTIEYNGGHGILTIGPESGYVALNTIRHNHLVGMMLGSGTYNYQVSGNVFRNNHTRLHGVNTVENPLVALTGLVGGNKGNGAHIAKVSTATDIRVTTNQYAK from the coding sequence GTGAAGAAGAATGTTCTCGTGCACGACGTGCGCGAGGCTGGGATGCCTCGGCGCGATTTCCTGCGCAAGTCGATGCTCGTCGCGTTGCCCGCCATCGGCGTGGCCTGCGGCATCCCGCGCGCGCTCGGCGCCGTCATGGCGGGCAACATGCCAGCGCTCTCGATGTCGGCGACAGCGGTCTACGACCCGCCGGCGCGTGCACGCGGTACGGCGACGCTGAGTGTGCGGGACTGGGGCGCGGCCGGCGACGGCGCGCGCGACGACACCACCTCGTTCCAGGCCGCCATCGATGCGCTGCCCTCGACCGGTGGCACGATCCACGTGCCGGCCGGCGACTACGTGATCGATCCGACCCGCAACGTGCGCCTGCGCAGCAACATGCACCTGCAGCTGGCGGACGGCGCCGTGCTGCGGGCGAAGCGCAACGACCAGGAACGCGCCTACGTGCTGATGGCCTACAAGGTCAGCAACGTCGAGATCTCCGGCGGTCGCATCATCGGCGACCGCGACAACCACCTGGGCACCACCGGCGAGTGGGGCCACGGCATCATGATCCGTGGATCGTCCCGCGTGACCTTGCGCGACATGCACATCTCGCGGTGCTGGGGCGACGGCGTCTCCATCGGCGGAGCCATGGTGACCAACGCGCCGACCATTCCGTGCAATGACGTGGTGATCGCCAACATCGTGAGCACCGGCAATCGCCGCCAGGGCCTGACGATCGGTTGCGCCAACAACGTGAAGGTGTACGACAGCGAGTTCAGCGATACGCGGGGCATCGCGCCCGAGTGCGGCATCGATGTGGAGCCGGACTCCAACGACGCCCGCACCACCTCGACGGTGCACATCGAGAACTGCCTGATCCGCGGCAACGCCGGCAATGGCCTGCTGCTCTACAAGCGCGTCAAGGGCGTGACCGTCAAGCGCTGCACTATCGAGTACAACGGTGGGCACGGCATCCTGACCATCGGGCCGGAGAGCGGGTACGTGGCGCTCAACACGATCCGGCACAACCATCTTGTCGGCATGATGCTGGGTTCGGGCACCTACAACTACCAGGTGAGCGGCAACGTGTTCCGGAACAACCACACGCGCCTGCATGGCGTGAACACGGTGGAGAACCCATTGGTCGCGTTGACGGGACTGGTGGGTGGCAACAAGGGCAATGGGGCGCATATCGCGAAAGTGTCCACGGCCACCGACATCCGCGTGACGACGAACCAGTACGCAAAGTGA
- a CDS encoding right-handed parallel beta-helix repeat-containing protein: protein MRLSRRRMMGAGTGLLLASVLPAVRARTLDARDFGVRGDGISDDTRALQAAIDALPAGGTLALGPGNYVIDPERSLRLRSRTRLSMAPDTRLIARANAAPRAYVLLLEGVHDVQVSGGRIVGDRDHHRSNAGEWGHGIMVRGAEQVLLRDLHITRCWGDGISIGGISGARVVPSRDIRIEDVVCAGNRRQGLTIGRSRRVRVLRSHFLATHGTLPGCGIDIEPDPGDGAEDIGIEACTLRGNHGAGLQVYERGRRIAVRRCVIRGNRGDGVLIRGGEQCVIEDNDIADNGLRGIVVRGGGHDIAVAGNRFSGNAAGLRKQRPQAMKGWMHVDVAKSATRVRVERNNRFE, encoded by the coding sequence ATGCGGCTGTCCCGCCGCCGCATGATGGGCGCCGGGACGGGCCTGCTGCTCGCCTCGGTCCTGCCCGCAGTCCGCGCAAGGACCCTGGATGCGCGCGACTTCGGCGTGCGCGGCGACGGGATTAGCGACGACACGCGCGCCCTGCAGGCCGCTATCGATGCGTTGCCCGCCGGCGGCACGCTGGCGCTGGGGCCGGGCAACTACGTGATCGATCCCGAACGCAGCCTGCGCCTGCGTTCGCGTACCCGCCTGTCCATGGCGCCGGACACGCGCTTGATCGCGCGCGCGAACGCGGCCCCCCGGGCGTATGTGCTCCTGCTCGAAGGCGTGCATGACGTGCAGGTCAGCGGTGGCAGGATCGTCGGCGACCGCGACCATCACCGTTCCAATGCCGGCGAGTGGGGCCACGGCATCATGGTGCGGGGTGCGGAACAGGTGCTGCTGCGCGACCTCCACATCACCCGATGCTGGGGCGATGGCATCTCCATCGGCGGCATCAGCGGCGCGCGCGTGGTACCCAGCCGGGACATCCGCATCGAGGATGTCGTCTGTGCGGGGAACCGCCGGCAGGGCCTGACGATCGGACGCTCACGCCGCGTCCGCGTCCTGCGGTCCCACTTCCTCGCCACGCACGGCACGCTGCCGGGCTGCGGCATCGATATCGAGCCCGACCCCGGCGACGGCGCGGAGGACATCGGCATCGAGGCCTGCACGCTGCGCGGCAACCACGGGGCGGGCCTGCAGGTCTACGAACGTGGGCGTCGCATCGCCGTCCGCCGTTGCGTCATCCGCGGCAACCGGGGCGACGGCGTGCTGATCCGCGGCGGCGAGCAGTGCGTGATCGAAGACAACGACATCGCCGACAACGGCCTGCGCGGCATCGTGGTACGGGGTGGCGGGCACGACATCGCCGTGGCGGGCAACCGCTTTTCCGGCAACGCCGCGGGCCTGCGCAAGCAGCGGCCGCAGGCGATGAAGGGATGGATGCACGTCGACGTGGCGAAGTCCGCGACGCGCGTTCGCGTGGAACGGAACAACCGGTTCGAATGA